A window of the Deinococcus ruber genome harbors these coding sequences:
- a CDS encoding YchJ family protein, with product MSAGLCMCGSGKKYAVCCGPLHAGRNARTCEQLMRSRYSAYVLRLEAYLLHTWHPATRPARLNLENDQTRWLGLKIHSREDGGPGDGVGWVSFSASYRSGQDTHTLTERSEFVRLPEGRWVYVDGE from the coding sequence ATGAGCGCGGGCTTGTGCATGTGCGGCTCCGGCAAAAAATACGCCGTCTGCTGCGGGCCGCTGCACGCGGGCAGAAACGCCCGCACCTGCGAACAACTGATGCGGAGCCGCTACAGCGCGTATGTGCTGCGGCTGGAAGCCTACCTGCTGCACACCTGGCACCCGGCCACACGCCCAGCACGCCTGAATCTGGAGAACGATCAGACGCGCTGGCTGGGCCTGAAGATTCACAGCCGCGAGGATGGTGGGCCGGGTGACGGCGTGGGATGGGTGAGTTTCAGCGCGAGTTACCGGAGCGGGCAGGACACCCACACCCTGACCGAACGCAGCGAGTTCGTGCGGCTGCCGGAGGGGCGCTGGGTATATGTCGACGGTGAATAG